One window from the genome of Amphiprion ocellaris isolate individual 3 ecotype Okinawa chromosome 23, ASM2253959v1, whole genome shotgun sequence encodes:
- the LOC111578257 gene encoding protein Dok-7-like isoform X5 produces MTDSVVVEGYARLRDGKKWKTRWLVLRKPSPVADCLVLLVFKDKLEKAQGNKERANVTLEEICGLEAGQWYEGVAFTLAILCLNQAALLGFDTKEALQAWDARLRYSLGEVHRFSVGVLPGTKLESGPATLHLCNNLLALAREVPPVIIGHWNLPDLRRYGPVPNGFVFEGGTRCGYWAGVFLLASAESEQISFLFDCIVRGISPTRGPFGLQPVFPDPNVSQMNSEEKLNLEAQELEKRLSLLSHESNTVLSTYCLSAGGDNRSISGSSDTSDTSQSDCSSGSRLAIWTEPASNPPENVSHMGSKVAQQIVEKLSASHAGGNRPAAKPPRQLQEIGRQSSSDSGIATGSHSSYSGSFSSYTGSLDITPGEDFGSVFSLPPHLAQDLSPCICLTVPGHEYQVPTSLRYLYDTPRSLVQEGSVGGKDNEPSTATKDTPSGFSTEAANRDKSGATTTECHLETTERRSTSVQLQCPSEEGKKNKVAPSSDSYHLCSSLTSSPKTIVTICSVCGGFKGTPCIPSSSSVTPAIPNKRFNSKEERRRADPAYEIMESRVPERNSEAEEKSKYELMGSCSQQRFLQESEGAVFVFPPEAPLPERPWSESVTYVNIPVSPTSKKQLNYMELELQEPGHGTRGTAAHQPAQIKAVKSAVRTEIHFTLRTGVMFVWMLSSLVQAKFCFFNLIGIICLLQQVIPSITD; encoded by the exons ATGACGGATTCTGTTGTTGTGGAGGGATATGCCAGGCTCAGAGACGGGAAAAAG tgGAAAACTAGGTGGCTCGTTCTTCGAAAGCCGTCGCCTGTTgcag ATTGCCTTGTGCTGCTGGTGTTTAAAGACAAATTAGAAAAAGCCCAGGGTAACAAGGAGAGGGCGAATGTCACCTTGGAGGAGATCTGTGGTCTGGAAGCTGGCCAGTGGTATGAAGGTGTGGCTTTCACTCTGGCCATCCTCTGTCTGAATCAGGCCGCTCTACTTGGCTTTGACACTAAGGAGGCCCTGCAGGCGTGGGACGCCCGCCTACGATACAGCCTCGGAGAAG TTCACAGATTCAGTGTTGGAGTCTTACCAGGGACCAAGTTGGAGAGCGGACCTGCAACACTTCATTTGTGCAACAACTTACTGGCCCTTGCTCGGGAAGTCCCTCCTGTCATTATTGGCCACTGGAACCTCCCAGACCTGCGCAGATATGGACCTGTACCCAATGGATTTGTGTTTGAGGGAGGAACAAGATGTGGTTACT GGGCTGGTGTTTTTCTGCTCGCATCCGCTGAGAGTGAGCAGATCAGCTTTCTGTTCGACTGCATTGTCAGAGGCATCTCCCCCACTCGAGGCCCTTTTGGACTGCAGCCTGTTTTTCCAG ACCCCAATGTCAGCCAGATGAATTCAGAGGAGAAACTGAACCTCGAGGCCCAGGAGCTGGAGAAGCGACTGAGCTTGCTTTCTCATGAGAGCAACACAG TCCTGTCCACATACTGTCTGTCTGCTGGGGGGGACAACCGCAGCATATCTGGTTCTTCAGACACTTCAGACACCAGCCAGTCAGACTGCAGTTCTGGCAGCCGACTGGCCATTTGGACTGAACCTGCTTCCAACCCACCTGAAAATGTCAGTCACATGGGCTCTAAAGTGGCACAGCAGATTGTCGAGAAACTTTCCGCCAGCCATGCAGGCGGAAATCGGCCTGCTGCAAAGCCTCCCCGGCAGCTTCAGGAAATTGGCCGTCAGAGTTCGTCCGACAGTGGCATTGCTACTGGCAGCCATTCCTCATACTCCGGTAGCTTCTCCTCCTACACAGGCAGCCTGGATATCACCCCTGGAGAGGACTTTGGGTCTGTTTTCAGCTTGCCTCCTCACTTGGCTCAAGACCTGAGCCCTTGCATTTGCCTCACTGTTCCTGGACATGAGTACCAGGTGCCAACATCACTTCGGTATCTCTATGATACTCCCAGGAGTCTGGTACAGGAAGGAAGCGTGGGTGGCAAAGACAATGAACCCTCCACCGCAACTAAAGACACTCCTTCAGGCTTTTCAACAGAAGCAGCAAATAGGGATAAGAGCGGTGCCACAACCACCGAGTGTCACTTAGAAACTACTGAAAGACGGTCAACAAGCGTACAATTGCAGTGCCCttcagaggaggggaaaaaaaacaaagttgcaCCTTCTAGTGACTCCTATCATCTATGCAGCTCTCTCACATCCAGTCCCAAAACCATTGTGACCATTTGTTCAGTGTGTGGTGGATTTAAG GGAACACCGTGCATCCCTTCAAGTTCTTCAGTAACACCTGCCATACCAA ACAAAAGGTTTAATAGTAAAGAGGAAAGACGCAGAGCTGATCCTGCTTATGAGATCATGGAAAGTCGGGTGCCAGAAAGGAACTCAGAG gcagaagaaaaaagcaagtATGAGCTAATGGGCAGCTGTAGTCAGCAGAGATTTCTTCAAGAGAGTGAAG GGGCAGTGTTTGTTTTCCCTCCAGAGGCTCCACTTCCTGAAAGACCTTGGAGTGAAAGTGTGACATACGTGAATATTCCTGTAAGTCCCACGTCCAAGAAACAGCTCAACTACATGGAGCTGGAGCTACAGGAGCCAGGGCATGGCACCAGAGGGACTGCTGCACATCAGCCAGCACAGA TAAAAGCAGTCAAATCAGCAGTGAGGACAGAGATCCACTTCACTCTGAGGACCGGTGTCATGTTTGTTTGGATGTTGTCATCACTTGTCCAAgctaagttttgtttttttaatttaattggaATTATCTGTTTGCTGCAACAAGTGATTCCTTCAATTACCGATTAA